The following are encoded in a window of Nibricoccus aquaticus genomic DNA:
- the rplS gene encoding 50S ribosomal protein L19 → MHPVIKDITAHQVKNDLPPFKVGDGVRVHTKVREGDKERVQIFAGIVIARKGAGIHEAFTVRRISYGEGVERVFPVNSPNIEKIEIEKESENMKARLYYLRDRLGKAAVAVKVKRHDRSEVAAAAPAAK, encoded by the coding sequence ATGCATCCCGTCATTAAAGATATCACCGCCCACCAAGTGAAAAACGATCTTCCGCCGTTCAAAGTCGGCGATGGCGTCCGCGTTCACACCAAGGTTCGTGAGGGCGACAAAGAGCGCGTTCAGATTTTCGCTGGCATCGTCATCGCCCGTAAAGGTGCTGGCATCCACGAGGCCTTCACCGTCCGCCGTATCAGCTACGGCGAAGGCGTTGAGCGCGTTTTTCCAGTCAACTCCCCGAACATCGAGAAGATCGAGATCGAGAAGGAATCCGAGAACATGAAGGCCCGCCTTTATTACCTCCGTGATCGCCTCGGTAAGGCTGCTGTCGCTGTTAAAGTTAAGCGCCACGACCGCTCTGAAGTCGCAGCCGCTGCTCCTGCCGCCAAATAA
- a CDS encoding BamA/OMP85 family outer membrane protein → MPAAFLFSAFGLQPSAAAAAPADTPPVAKFDISGLGLLGNRSMSRTMQDFVNPGKVAHLSDDAAENAAFVLISELEDDGYLHPKITGFVTRLDGTQTTFQFNETLDTAFPRKPGTNIVAFDVERGVKFYIAEVHFEGLNALEQKAATAFFKPAYGLWNGARANVFSEAAVRRGRNSLHDALLLRGYVTARVEVSSSALAKPAGAMRLDVKVSEGPRWIISSVQLLDTQKTDVDAAPLQKFVGEPWSEATRQDASVAARRAYYRKGYPDVSARTTPTPTPSTGDTQVAATVEVQPGPFIKIGEIRYEGNDRTRLSVIKRRVRLDPGDPLDPTALERARLRLGRLSAFSSVETSTEPATDDTRNVTFTLREADPWDASLLFGYGSYEQFRGGIEARRSNLWGRAHQDRIMVVQSMKSSRGDYTYTVPELFGETIDGSARLFGLRREEIAFDRVEYGGTAQLRKKIGVRGPELSGGYTLETLSDQNNTLGSESETSSDVLSSSINLGIAFDRRDQTLNPRKGYRLYLQTEYASQKLGGEVDFQRVEWGAAWHQPLSTDRWIHVGLAQAAVFTSGADPYTPPPVNKLYYPGGDNSLRGYSEGEASPRDADGSFLGAKTYTLLNIELEQALTQQWSTILFFDWLTESARLGDYPGDVQLSSIGLGLRYNTIVGPIRVEYARNLDPRPHDPGGSWHLSIGYPF, encoded by the coding sequence TTGCCAGCCGCATTCCTCTTTTCGGCCTTCGGCCTTCAACCTTCGGCCGCCGCGGCGGCGCCCGCCGACACGCCCCCCGTCGCTAAATTCGACATCTCCGGCCTCGGCCTTCTCGGCAACCGCTCGATGAGCCGGACCATGCAGGACTTCGTGAACCCCGGCAAAGTCGCCCACCTTTCTGACGACGCCGCCGAAAACGCCGCCTTCGTGCTCATCTCCGAACTCGAAGACGACGGCTACCTCCATCCCAAAATCACCGGCTTCGTCACACGCCTCGACGGCACGCAAACCACTTTTCAATTCAACGAAACGCTGGACACCGCCTTCCCCCGCAAACCCGGCACCAACATCGTCGCCTTCGACGTGGAGCGCGGCGTCAAATTCTACATCGCCGAGGTCCACTTCGAAGGTCTCAACGCCTTGGAGCAAAAAGCTGCCACAGCTTTCTTCAAACCCGCCTACGGCCTCTGGAACGGCGCCCGCGCCAACGTCTTCTCCGAAGCCGCCGTCCGCCGCGGTCGCAACTCCCTCCACGACGCGTTACTGCTCCGCGGATACGTCACCGCCCGCGTCGAGGTCAGCTCCTCCGCTCTCGCAAAGCCCGCTGGCGCGATGCGCCTCGACGTCAAAGTCAGCGAAGGCCCGCGTTGGATCATCTCCTCGGTCCAGTTGCTCGACACCCAAAAAACCGACGTCGATGCCGCCCCGCTTCAGAAATTTGTTGGAGAACCGTGGTCCGAGGCCACCCGGCAGGATGCCAGCGTCGCCGCGCGGCGCGCCTACTATCGAAAAGGTTATCCCGACGTCTCCGCCCGTACCACACCGACTCCCACGCCCTCGACCGGTGACACCCAGGTCGCCGCAACGGTCGAGGTCCAGCCCGGCCCGTTTATCAAGATCGGCGAAATCCGCTATGAGGGAAATGACCGCACGCGTCTCAGTGTCATCAAACGCCGCGTCCGCCTCGATCCCGGCGATCCGCTCGATCCCACTGCTCTCGAACGCGCCCGCCTCCGCCTCGGCCGCCTCTCCGCTTTCAGCAGCGTCGAGACATCTACCGAGCCCGCCACCGACGACACGCGAAACGTGACTTTCACTCTCCGCGAAGCCGATCCGTGGGATGCCAGCCTTCTCTTCGGCTACGGCAGCTACGAGCAATTCCGCGGCGGCATTGAAGCCCGCCGATCCAATCTCTGGGGACGCGCCCACCAGGACCGCATCATGGTGGTGCAGTCGATGAAGAGCTCACGCGGTGATTACACCTACACCGTGCCGGAACTTTTCGGTGAAACCATCGACGGCTCTGCCCGCCTCTTCGGCCTGCGCCGCGAAGAGATCGCCTTCGACCGCGTCGAATACGGCGGCACCGCCCAGCTCCGCAAAAAAATCGGCGTGCGCGGTCCCGAGCTCAGCGGCGGTTACACCCTCGAAACTCTCAGCGACCAAAACAACACGCTCGGCTCGGAGAGCGAAACCAGCTCCGACGTCCTCTCCTCCAGCATCAACCTCGGCATCGCCTTCGATCGCCGCGACCAGACCCTCAACCCCAGAAAAGGCTACCGTCTCTACCTCCAGACCGAGTACGCGTCCCAAAAACTCGGCGGCGAAGTGGACTTCCAACGCGTCGAATGGGGCGCCGCCTGGCATCAGCCGCTGTCCACCGACCGCTGGATTCACGTAGGTCTCGCGCAGGCCGCCGTGTTCACCAGCGGTGCCGATCCGTACACACCGCCACCCGTCAACAAGCTGTATTACCCCGGCGGCGACAACAGCCTGCGCGGCTACAGCGAGGGCGAGGCGTCTCCTCGAGACGCCGACGGCTCCTTTCTCGGCGCGAAAACCTACACACTCCTCAACATCGAGCTGGAGCAGGCACTCACCCAGCAATGGTCCACGATCCTCTTCTTCGACTGGCTCACCGAGTCCGCGCGTCTCGGTGACTATCCCGGCGATGTTCAATTAAGCAGCATCGGCCTCGGCCTCCGCTACAACACCATCGTCGGCCCCATCCGCGTCGAATACGCCCGCAACCTCGATCCCCGCCCGCACGATCCCGGCGGCTCCTGGCACCTCTCCATCGGCTACCCGTTCTGA
- the trmD gene encoding tRNA (guanosine(37)-N1)-methyltransferase TrmD, with amino-acid sequence MPLHIDLLTLFPRMLDGVLTESILGKGIAANLLSVKIHDLRGWCTDKHKTADDRPFGGGAGMVMKPDPVFAAMEQLQTPACRRIYLTPDGVPLTPAIAQDLAMQQHVIFLSGHYEGIDQRIREKVIDQEISIGDYVLTNGTLAAAVVIDALSRFIPGVLGEEKSLTHESHTGTLLDFPQYTRPAEFRGMSVPEVLLSGDHRKIEAWRHTQQLEKTRQVRPDLFEKHRHASRH; translated from the coding sequence ATGCCTCTCCACATCGATCTGCTGACGCTTTTCCCGCGGATGCTCGATGGCGTGCTGACGGAGAGCATTTTGGGCAAAGGCATCGCAGCAAATCTCCTGTCGGTTAAAATCCACGATTTGCGCGGTTGGTGTACCGACAAGCACAAGACTGCTGATGATCGTCCTTTTGGCGGAGGTGCCGGGATGGTCATGAAACCTGATCCGGTTTTCGCCGCTATGGAGCAGCTTCAGACCCCGGCTTGCCGTCGCATTTATCTCACGCCCGACGGTGTACCGCTGACTCCCGCCATCGCTCAGGATCTCGCAATGCAGCAGCACGTGATTTTTCTCAGTGGTCACTATGAAGGGATCGACCAACGCATCCGCGAAAAAGTGATCGATCAGGAGATCAGCATTGGTGATTACGTGCTCACGAATGGCACTCTTGCGGCCGCTGTCGTAATCGATGCGCTCAGTCGTTTTATTCCCGGTGTTTTGGGGGAAGAAAAGTCATTGACGCACGAATCTCACACCGGCACGTTGCTCGACTTTCCTCAATACACGCGTCCCGCCGAATTTCGAGGCATGTCAGTGCCCGAAGTGCTTCTCTCAGGAGATCACCGCAAAATCGAAGCCTGGCGACACACGCAGCAGTTGGAGAAAACCCGCCAGGTTCGCCCAGATTTATTCGAAAAACACCGTCATGCATCCCGTCATTAA
- the rpsP gene encoding 30S ribosomal protein S16, producing MALKIRLSRIGAVHKPIYHVVVAEARSRRDGSPVELLGTYTPQSKSQPLILDLARAEYWLSKGAVATDTARGLINKAKKAAPAA from the coding sequence ATGGCCCTCAAAATCCGTCTCTCGCGCATCGGCGCCGTCCATAAACCCATCTACCACGTCGTTGTGGCTGAAGCCCGTTCCCGCCGTGATGGTTCACCTGTCGAGCTTCTCGGCACCTACACTCCCCAGTCCAAGAGTCAGCCGCTCATCCTTGACCTCGCTCGCGCTGAGTACTGGTTGAGCAAGGGTGCAGTCGCCACCGATACCGCTCGTGGCCTGATCAACAAAGCCAAGAAGGCCGCTCCCGCAGCTTAA
- a CDS encoding M48 family metallopeptidase, giving the protein MVLIVVLVLLAAKVGAELVLSFLNRAEVLRHAGKAPEAVAALMDEATYQKSVAYTLAKGKLGSVELVWDALILVAILTSGVLPWLHGKFAPLSPTGVWDDALFLIATGMLLSVPSLPLDWWGQFRLEARFGFNKSTLGLWISDKLKGLALALVIGFPLLWALLSLVGVAGANWWVWGFALVFGFQLLMLVAYPKLILPLFNKLTPLPEGDLRTRLLALSDKTGFKASTIQVMDGSKRSGHSNAFFTGFGKFRRIVLFDTLIAQLSEEELEAVLAHEVGHYKRGHIPKMLVVGALMMLGGFALIAWLAQSAWFNPAFGLPAGELASAFLLFSLLSGLATFWFTPVGNLFSRKHEYEADAFARDAMGGAGPIVAALRKLAQKNLSNLTPHPWYSGFYYSHPTIVERERAVTGGA; this is encoded by the coding sequence ATGGTCCTGATTGTCGTTCTTGTTCTTCTCGCGGCGAAGGTTGGCGCGGAGCTGGTGTTGAGTTTTTTGAATCGCGCGGAAGTGCTGCGTCATGCGGGCAAGGCACCCGAGGCGGTGGCGGCGCTGATGGATGAGGCGACTTATCAGAAGTCCGTGGCGTACACGCTGGCGAAGGGGAAACTCGGGAGTGTGGAGCTGGTGTGGGATGCGCTGATATTGGTGGCGATTTTGACGAGCGGGGTGCTGCCGTGGTTGCACGGGAAGTTTGCCCCGTTGTCGCCGACGGGTGTGTGGGACGATGCGCTGTTTTTGATCGCGACGGGGATGCTGCTGAGCGTGCCGTCGCTGCCGCTGGATTGGTGGGGGCAGTTCCGGTTGGAGGCGCGGTTTGGATTTAACAAGAGCACGCTCGGGCTGTGGATCTCGGACAAATTGAAGGGACTCGCTCTGGCACTGGTGATCGGATTTCCGCTGCTGTGGGCGCTGCTGTCGCTCGTGGGCGTGGCGGGAGCTAACTGGTGGGTGTGGGGCTTTGCGTTGGTATTCGGATTTCAACTGTTGATGCTGGTCGCGTACCCGAAGCTGATTCTGCCGCTCTTCAACAAGCTCACGCCGCTGCCCGAAGGCGACTTGCGCACGCGGTTGCTGGCGCTGTCGGACAAGACGGGGTTCAAGGCGTCGACAATTCAGGTGATGGATGGGTCGAAACGCTCGGGGCACTCGAACGCGTTTTTCACGGGGTTCGGGAAGTTTCGGAGGATCGTGCTGTTCGATACGCTGATCGCGCAGCTGTCAGAGGAGGAACTCGAGGCGGTGCTGGCGCACGAAGTCGGGCACTATAAACGCGGACATATTCCGAAGATGCTAGTGGTCGGTGCGCTGATGATGCTCGGGGGATTTGCGTTGATCGCGTGGCTGGCGCAGAGCGCGTGGTTCAATCCTGCGTTTGGGCTGCCGGCGGGGGAGCTGGCGTCGGCGTTTTTGTTGTTCTCGCTGCTGAGCGGGCTGGCGACGTTCTGGTTCACGCCGGTGGGGAATCTCTTCTCGCGGAAGCATGAGTATGAGGCTGACGCGTTTGCTCGCGATGCGATGGGCGGAGCGGGGCCTATCGTGGCGGCGTTGCGGAAACTGGCGCAGAAAAATTTGAGCAACCTGACGCCGCATCCGTGGTACAGCGGATTTTATTACTCGCATCCGACCATTGTGGAGCGGGAGCGGGCGGTGACGGGAGGGGCGTGA
- a CDS encoding superoxide dismutase, whose protein sequence is MAYELPKLPYALDALAPHIDAKTMEIHHGKHHQAYITNANNLLKDHPALAALDVNALIADLSKVPDAIRGGIRNNAGGHSNHAFFWTILGPGKGGAPKGKLADAINATFGSFDKFKEEFTKAATTRFGSGWAWLYVGTDKKLAVGSTANQDSPLMGKAVTTTIEGKPVIGLDVWEHAYYLNFQNRRPDYIAAFWNVVDWDAAEKNFVAASA, encoded by the coding sequence ATGGCCTACGAACTCCCGAAACTGCCTTACGCCCTCGACGCTCTCGCTCCGCACATCGATGCGAAGACGATGGAAATCCATCACGGCAAGCACCACCAGGCATACATCACCAACGCCAACAATCTCCTCAAGGATCACCCCGCTCTCGCCGCGCTCGACGTCAATGCGCTCATCGCTGACCTGAGCAAAGTTCCTGACGCCATCCGCGGCGGTATCCGCAATAACGCCGGTGGCCACAGCAACCACGCCTTCTTCTGGACCATCCTCGGTCCAGGCAAAGGCGGCGCTCCGAAAGGCAAACTTGCCGATGCGATCAACGCCACTTTCGGCAGCTTCGATAAATTCAAAGAAGAGTTCACCAAAGCCGCTACGACCCGCTTCGGCTCCGGCTGGGCCTGGCTCTACGTCGGCACAGACAAGAAACTCGCTGTCGGCTCCACCGCCAATCAGGACAGCCCGCTCATGGGCAAAGCCGTCACCACCACGATCGAGGGTAAACCTGTCATCGGCCTCGATGTCTGGGAGCACGCTTACTACCTGAACTTCCAGAACCGCCGCCCCGACTACATCGCCGCCTTCTGGAACGTCGTCGATTGGGACGCCGCCGAGAAAAACTTCGTCGCCGCCTCGGCCTGA
- the tkt gene encoding transketolase has translation MKLETEILAKASAQARGLAIDAVHKCSSGHLGLPLGATEIGAVLFGNALVHNPDEPKWLNRDRFILSAGHGSMFIYTWLHLSGYDLSLEELKNFRQLHSKTPGHPEFHETPGVEATTGPLGQGIANAVGYAVSGKMAEARFNTAEHKIFDNHIIALAGDGCMQEGVALEAVSFAGHQGLDNLILIYDANDVTLDAMADKSQSDDVVKRFKSLGWDVQLLVDGHDQAAILKSINKAKKATSGKPQLIVAKTVIGKGIPEVQGTQKGHGEGGAKFSDAARAGLGLPAEHFYVSDDVREYFAKHKKRLARGYKAWVKTFELWAAANPDKAALLESRNTPISAAALLEKIPVFPADAKLATRAAGRDVLQPIAAAHPLFISGSADLYGSTLNYIASDKDFDKANRGGRNIRYGIREHAMAAINNGIAYDGIFRTSCATFLVFADYSRPSMRIAALAKLPVTYIYTHDSIGVGEDGPTHQPVETISGLRVIPNLDVIRPADPEEAAGAFAAALERADGPTLLALTRQNLPNLNDIPPHIRRAGVLKGAYVAIQETAPLTAILLATGSELQLAVAAAKQLGAGVRVVSVPSFERFNRQSAEYRESILPKAVRKRVAIEAGVTGLWHQYVGLDGKVIGIDRFGMSAPAPTIFKELGITAEAVVTAVQSLS, from the coding sequence ATGAAACTCGAAACTGAAATTCTCGCGAAAGCGTCCGCTCAAGCCCGTGGTCTGGCCATCGATGCCGTCCATAAGTGTTCTTCCGGCCATCTCGGCCTCCCGCTCGGTGCGACCGAGATCGGCGCCGTCCTCTTCGGCAACGCGCTCGTTCATAACCCTGACGAACCCAAGTGGCTCAATCGCGACCGCTTCATTCTCTCCGCCGGTCACGGTTCGATGTTCATCTACACCTGGCTCCATCTCAGCGGCTACGATCTGTCGCTCGAAGAACTGAAGAACTTCCGCCAGCTCCACAGCAAGACTCCCGGCCACCCCGAGTTTCACGAGACTCCTGGCGTCGAAGCCACCACCGGCCCGCTCGGCCAAGGTATCGCCAACGCCGTCGGTTATGCCGTTTCTGGCAAGATGGCCGAAGCGCGTTTCAACACCGCCGAGCACAAGATTTTCGACAACCACATCATCGCGCTCGCCGGTGACGGTTGCATGCAGGAAGGCGTCGCCCTCGAAGCCGTGTCCTTCGCCGGTCACCAAGGCCTCGACAACCTGATCCTCATTTACGACGCGAACGACGTCACCCTCGACGCCATGGCCGACAAGTCGCAGAGCGACGACGTTGTGAAGCGTTTCAAGTCCCTCGGTTGGGATGTGCAGCTACTTGTCGACGGCCACGACCAGGCCGCGATCCTCAAGTCGATCAACAAGGCCAAGAAGGCCACCTCCGGTAAGCCCCAGCTCATCGTCGCCAAGACGGTCATCGGCAAAGGAATTCCTGAAGTTCAGGGCACGCAGAAGGGCCACGGCGAAGGCGGTGCGAAATTCTCCGACGCTGCCCGCGCTGGTCTCGGTCTCCCCGCTGAACACTTCTACGTCAGCGACGACGTCCGCGAATATTTCGCGAAGCACAAGAAGCGCCTCGCCCGTGGCTACAAGGCTTGGGTCAAAACCTTCGAACTCTGGGCCGCCGCTAATCCGGACAAAGCCGCGCTCCTCGAATCGCGCAACACGCCGATCAGCGCCGCCGCACTCCTCGAGAAGATTCCTGTCTTCCCGGCCGATGCCAAGCTCGCCACGCGCGCCGCTGGCCGCGATGTGCTCCAGCCGATCGCCGCCGCGCATCCGCTCTTCATCTCAGGCAGCGCCGACCTCTACGGCTCCACGCTGAACTACATCGCGTCCGACAAGGACTTCGACAAAGCCAACCGCGGTGGTCGCAACATCCGCTACGGCATCCGCGAGCACGCGATGGCCGCGATCAACAACGGTATCGCTTACGACGGCATCTTCCGCACCTCGTGCGCGACGTTCCTCGTCTTCGCCGATTACTCGCGTCCATCGATGCGTATCGCCGCTCTCGCGAAGTTGCCTGTCACCTACATCTACACACACGACTCGATCGGCGTCGGTGAAGATGGTCCGACTCACCAGCCCGTGGAAACCATTTCGGGTCTCCGCGTGATTCCGAATCTCGATGTCATTCGTCCCGCCGATCCAGAGGAAGCCGCTGGCGCTTTCGCCGCCGCTCTCGAGCGCGCCGATGGTCCAACGCTCCTCGCGCTCACGCGTCAGAATCTGCCCAACTTGAACGACATTCCTCCGCACATCCGTCGTGCAGGCGTGCTCAAGGGCGCGTACGTCGCCATCCAGGAAACGGCTCCGCTCACGGCCATTCTCCTCGCGACCGGCTCTGAGCTTCAACTCGCCGTGGCCGCTGCGAAACAGCTCGGCGCTGGCGTGCGCGTTGTGTCGGTTCCGTCGTTCGAACGCTTCAACCGCCAATCGGCTGAGTATCGCGAGTCGATCCTCCCGAAGGCTGTCCGCAAGCGCGTCGCGATCGAAGCGGGCGTCACAGGTCTCTGGCACCAGTACGTCGGTCTCGATGGCAAAGTCATCGGCATCGACCGTTTCGGCATGAGCGCTCCCGCTCCGACGATCTTCAAAGAACTCGGCATCACCGCCGAGGCGGTCGTCACCGCTGTGCAGTCGCTCTCCTGA
- the ychF gene encoding redox-regulated ATPase YchF, with protein sequence MLKAGIVGLPNVGKSTLFNALTRSRKAEAANYPFCTIDPNVGVVTVPDERAYVLQKIAKTNVVIPAAMEFVDIAGLVKGASQGEGLGNQFLANIRETDAIVHVVRCFEDGDILHTMGNVDPVRDIEVITTELILADLDAVTKRIDKTQKKAKSGDKEAIIEIALLERLKPHLNENKPANILPATDDEKKLLNLFQLLSAKPVIYACNVAESDLATAEQNPFVQKVAEFVKAHHEAAYVPISARIEAELIDLSPEEAKGFLKDLGVDDSGVSTLIRATYTLLGLQTYFTAGEKEVRAWTIKKGWKAPQAAGVIHTDFEKGFIKAEVVSYADLTRLGSTAAAREAGKYRIEGKEYVFQDGDVTLFRFNN encoded by the coding sequence ATGCTCAAAGCAGGCATCGTCGGCCTCCCCAACGTAGGCAAGTCCACTCTCTTCAACGCCCTCACCCGCTCCCGCAAGGCCGAGGCCGCGAACTATCCGTTCTGCACGATCGATCCCAATGTGGGCGTCGTCACCGTGCCCGACGAGCGCGCCTACGTTCTCCAAAAGATCGCCAAGACCAACGTCGTGATTCCCGCCGCCATGGAATTCGTGGATATCGCCGGCCTCGTCAAAGGTGCGAGCCAGGGCGAAGGTCTCGGCAATCAGTTCCTCGCAAACATCCGCGAGACCGACGCTATCGTCCACGTCGTGCGCTGCTTCGAAGACGGCGACATCCTCCACACGATGGGCAACGTCGACCCCGTGCGTGATATCGAGGTTATCACTACAGAGCTCATCCTCGCCGACCTCGATGCCGTCACCAAGCGCATCGACAAAACCCAGAAGAAGGCCAAGTCCGGCGACAAAGAGGCGATCATCGAGATCGCGCTGCTCGAGCGCCTCAAGCCGCACCTTAACGAAAACAAGCCGGCCAACATTCTCCCCGCCACCGACGACGAGAAAAAGCTGCTCAACCTTTTCCAACTCCTCAGCGCCAAACCCGTCATCTACGCGTGCAACGTCGCCGAAAGCGATCTCGCCACGGCCGAGCAAAATCCCTTCGTCCAAAAAGTCGCCGAGTTCGTCAAAGCCCACCACGAAGCCGCTTACGTTCCTATTAGTGCGCGCATCGAAGCCGAGCTCATCGACCTCTCGCCCGAAGAGGCCAAGGGCTTCCTCAAAGATCTCGGCGTCGACGATTCGGGTGTTTCGACGCTCATCCGCGCCACCTATACGCTGCTCGGTTTGCAGACCTATTTCACCGCCGGCGAAAAAGAAGTCCGCGCGTGGACGATCAAGAAGGGCTGGAAGGCTCCTCAAGCCGCCGGCGTGATCCACACTGACTTCGAAAAAGGTTTCATCAAAGCCGAAGTCGTCTCCTACGCCGACCTCACGCGCCTCGGCAGCACCGCCGCCGCACGCGAAGCGGGCAAATACCGCATCGAAGGAAAAGAGTATGTCTTCCAGGACGGCGACGTGACGCTCTTCCGCTTTAATAACTAA
- a CDS encoding endonuclease/exonuclease/phosphatase family protein: MIALWFALVGVAWAETLTVATYNLENYVAANRVVEGVYREGYPKPEAAKAALRAVIKALDADVIALQEIGPRPYLEELRRDLKSEGVDYPYVEWIEAADTERHVAVLSRRAFTAVTKHVDLTFAYFGKEERVKRGLLEVRVASAGGEVALFVVHLKSRYTDRADDVESAKRRAGEAEAVRERVLRVFPEPEAVQARYLIVGDFNDGPGARPLRALSARGKTTIAEVLAAMDSRGETWTHFYRKEDSYSRVDYVLVSPRLKPAVVGGVAAIFDEAGVREASDHRPVVVRLDFGRWSSDVQPAR; this comes from the coding sequence GTGATAGCGCTGTGGTTTGCGCTGGTGGGCGTGGCGTGGGCGGAGACGCTCACCGTCGCGACGTACAATTTGGAAAACTATGTCGCGGCGAACCGGGTCGTGGAGGGCGTGTATCGGGAAGGTTATCCGAAGCCGGAGGCGGCGAAGGCGGCGTTGCGCGCGGTGATCAAGGCGCTCGATGCGGACGTGATCGCTCTGCAGGAGATTGGGCCGAGGCCGTATCTGGAGGAGTTGCGGCGGGATTTGAAGAGCGAAGGCGTGGACTATCCCTATGTGGAGTGGATCGAGGCGGCGGATACGGAGCGACATGTGGCTGTGCTGTCACGGCGGGCGTTCACGGCGGTGACGAAGCACGTGGATCTGACGTTCGCGTATTTCGGGAAAGAGGAGCGGGTGAAGCGCGGGTTGCTGGAAGTGCGCGTGGCGTCGGCGGGCGGGGAGGTGGCGTTATTTGTGGTGCATTTGAAAAGCCGGTACACGGACCGGGCGGACGATGTGGAGTCGGCGAAAAGGCGGGCGGGTGAGGCGGAGGCGGTGCGGGAACGGGTGTTGCGGGTTTTTCCGGAACCGGAGGCGGTGCAGGCGCGGTATTTAATCGTGGGCGATTTTAACGATGGGCCGGGGGCGCGGCCGTTGCGGGCGTTGTCGGCGAGAGGAAAGACGACGATCGCGGAGGTGCTGGCGGCGATGGATTCACGCGGGGAGACGTGGACACATTTTTACCGCAAGGAGGACAGCTACTCTCGGGTGGATTACGTGTTGGTGTCACCCAGGTTGAAGCCGGCGGTCGTTGGAGGCGTGGCGGCGATTTTTGACGAAGCGGGTGTACGCGAAGCGAGCGATCACCGGCCGGTGGTGGTGCGGCTGGATTTTGGACGCTGGAGTAGCGACGTCCAACCAGCGCGTTAG